The Gimibacter soli genome includes a region encoding these proteins:
- a CDS encoding ArsR/SmtB family transcription factor translates to MKRDIFQAIADPTRRAIIVLIAGHAMTPNALADHFEVSRQAISKHIQILNECGLLDQEKAGREIHYQLKLEKMQEIDMWLEQFRKLWETRYSQLDSLLATLKEEKSHEA, encoded by the coding sequence ATGAAACGTGACATCTTCCAGGCCATAGCCGACCCCACCCGCCGGGCCATCATTGTGCTGATCGCCGGCCACGCGATGACGCCGAACGCACTTGCCGACCATTTCGAGGTGTCGCGCCAGGCCATCTCCAAACATATCCAGATCCTCAATGAATGCGGGCTTCTGGATCAGGAAAAGGCGGGGCGCGAAATCCACTACCAGCTCAAGCTCGAGAAGATGCAGGAGATCGATATGTGGCTCGAACAGTTCAGAAAGCTCTGGGAAACCCGCTACAGCCAGCTCGACAGCCTTCTCGCCACCCTTAAGGAAGAAAAAAGCCATGAAGCCTGA
- a CDS encoding DUF2794 domain-containing protein yields the protein MEDSNPIPLFSHPGNGRAVARVYMLRPELSKILNYYGRMVAAGEWKDYAIDHLPDRAIFSIFRRASEMPLYTIVKEPALSAAQGMWRITGTAGQILKRGHDLDKLLAYFDAKLLKAVD from the coding sequence ATGGAGGACAGTAACCCGATACCGCTGTTTTCCCACCCCGGCAACGGCCGCGCCGTCGCCCGGGTCTATATGCTGCGCCCAGAGCTTTCCAAAATCCTCAATTATTATGGCCGCATGGTCGCCGCCGGCGAATGGAAAGACTATGCGATCGACCACCTGCCCGACCGCGCCATCTTCTCGATTTTCCGGCGCGCCAGCGAAATGCCGCTTTATACCATCGTCAAGGAACCGGCGCTGAGTGCCGCGCAAGGCATGTGGCGCATCACGGGAACAGCCGGCCAGATCCTGAAACGCGGCCATGACCTCGACAAGCTCCTCGCCTATTTCGACGCCAAACTCCTGAAAGCCGTGGACTGA
- a CDS encoding ABC transporter ATP-binding protein, translated as MDVLLEARDLKKHFGPLRAVDGISLSVKKGEVLGFLGPNGAGKTTTMKMLTGFLAPSAGSAIVCGETVTAGNAAARRRIGYLPEGAPLYGDMTPAGFLAFIAAAHGIEGAAAEKAVRDAAGAVQLEKVMEQRIETLSKGFKRRVGLAAAILHAPDVLILDEPTDGLDPNQKHEVRRLIGAMSAERAIIISTHILEEVEALCSRAVIINAGRIVADGTPSALKARSIYVGAVTMLVPSADADAVADAARALEGVAGVETAGEGDRTRLTILAKPAAQIADAVGDLVAKHGWHVSQFSVDGGRLDDVFRSVTTGKAA; from the coding sequence ATGGATGTGCTTCTCGAAGCGCGAGACCTGAAGAAACACTTCGGGCCGCTTCGCGCCGTGGATGGTATCTCGCTTTCTGTGAAGAAGGGCGAAGTGCTGGGCTTCCTGGGGCCCAACGGCGCCGGTAAAACCACCACCATGAAAATGCTGACGGGCTTTCTGGCGCCAAGTGCCGGGTCGGCCATCGTGTGCGGTGAAACCGTCACCGCCGGCAATGCCGCCGCGCGCCGCCGCATCGGCTACTTGCCGGAAGGCGCACCGCTTTACGGCGACATGACGCCGGCTGGCTTCCTTGCCTTCATCGCTGCTGCCCACGGTATCGAAGGGGCTGCTGCCGAAAAAGCCGTGCGCGACGCTGCCGGTGCCGTGCAGCTGGAAAAGGTGATGGAGCAGCGGATCGAGACCTTGTCCAAGGGTTTCAAGCGCCGCGTTGGCCTTGCTGCCGCCATCCTGCACGCGCCTGATGTGCTGATCCTGGACGAGCCGACCGATGGCCTTGACCCCAACCAGAAGCATGAAGTGCGCCGCCTGATCGGCGCGATGTCGGCCGAGCGCGCCATCATCATCTCGACCCATATCCTTGAAGAGGTCGAGGCACTGTGCAGCCGCGCGGTGATCATCAATGCCGGACGCATTGTGGCCGATGGCACGCCTTCTGCCCTGAAGGCACGGTCGATCTATGTGGGTGCTGTGACGATGCTGGTGCCGTCTGCCGACGCCGACGCCGTGGCGGATGCCGCCCGTGCGCTTGAAGGGGTCGCTGGCGTGGAAACCGCGGGCGAGGGCGACCGTACCCGGCTGACGATCCTCGCCAAGCCCGCAGCGCAAATCGCCGATGCGGTCGGTGACCTTGTGGCCAAACACGGCTGGCACGTCAGCCAGTTCTCGGTCGATGGCGGCCGGCTTGACGATGTGTTCCGCAGCGTAACGACGGGGAAGGCAGCATGA
- a CDS encoding Gldg family protein yields MGNLMSRLTARPGALIALMVLLFLSVTILGDRFLRGVSLDLTEDGLYTLSDGTIETIAALGEPVTFDLYFSRALATPYPQLLSFGKRIEDLVATLASRSGGKIILNVIEPEPFSEDEDRAVEAGLKGVPLSDGSTLYLGLAARNAVDGEASIPFFSQEREQFLEYDLVKLIGSLSDAGKKRLTLLTALPMQFGPGGPQAMMSGQAQPYVLYEQLREFYDVQEIAEDFTEIPAETDVLMIVQPPALNDDQLFAIDQFVLKGGRALVFLDPHSEAMNPRAMEPSPSALGVLLKAWGVEMPEGKVLGDAALAQRVQMGGYGPDSVKDYVFWLNIGKSNLNADDVVTGTVNTLNLASTGVLEPVEGATTTVTPLITSSSASMLFDASRAVGMPDPDGLMRDLVSDGKNHIIGARLSGPAKSAFPDRVKVDAPTVDAGGVAEGSINLVLVADSDLFDDRFWVQVQNFMGERMAVPVAGNGSFVLNLADHIAGSEALLDLRARGIARRPFVKVEEMRREADAHYRSEEQALEEKLQSAEQRLAELEGQVPEGQTVFSPEQEAEIERFRTELVETRKALREVKRELRAEIEGLGHRLAFINIALIPILLVLAALGRAYVRRRRTAG; encoded by the coding sequence ATGGGTAACCTCATGTCCAGACTGACGGCGCGCCCCGGGGCGCTGATTGCGCTGATGGTGCTGCTGTTCCTGTCGGTCACCATCCTTGGCGACCGGTTCCTGCGCGGGGTCAGCCTCGACCTCACCGAAGACGGGCTTTATACCCTGTCGGATGGCACGATCGAGACAATCGCGGCGCTGGGCGAACCCGTGACCTTCGATCTCTATTTCTCGCGCGCACTCGCCACGCCCTATCCGCAGCTCCTGTCGTTCGGCAAGCGGATCGAGGATCTGGTGGCGACGCTCGCCAGCCGGTCGGGCGGCAAGATCATCCTGAATGTGATCGAACCCGAGCCTTTCTCGGAAGACGAGGACCGCGCGGTGGAAGCCGGCCTCAAGGGCGTGCCGCTTTCGGATGGTTCGACGCTCTATCTGGGCCTTGCCGCACGCAACGCGGTGGACGGCGAAGCCTCGATCCCCTTCTTCAGCCAGGAGCGCGAGCAGTTTCTTGAATATGATCTCGTCAAACTCATCGGGTCGCTTTCGGACGCGGGCAAGAAACGGCTGACGCTTCTGACCGCACTGCCCATGCAGTTCGGCCCCGGTGGCCCGCAGGCCATGATGTCGGGTCAGGCACAGCCCTATGTGCTTTATGAGCAGCTTCGCGAATTTTACGACGTGCAGGAAATTGCCGAGGACTTCACCGAAATCCCGGCTGAAACCGATGTCCTGATGATCGTGCAGCCGCCGGCCTTGAACGACGACCAGCTTTTCGCCATCGACCAGTTTGTGTTGAAAGGCGGCCGCGCGCTTGTGTTCCTTGATCCGCATTCGGAAGCCATGAACCCGCGCGCCATGGAACCCTCGCCGTCAGCCCTCGGGGTCCTTCTGAAGGCCTGGGGCGTGGAGATGCCGGAAGGCAAGGTTCTGGGGGACGCTGCCCTCGCCCAGCGGGTGCAGATGGGCGGTTACGGGCCTGATTCGGTCAAGGATTATGTCTTCTGGCTGAATATCGGCAAATCGAACCTGAACGCGGACGATGTGGTGACCGGCACGGTCAACACGCTCAATCTGGCGAGCACAGGTGTGCTTGAGCCGGTGGAAGGTGCCACAACGACCGTGACGCCGCTGATTACCTCAAGCTCGGCCTCGATGCTGTTCGATGCTTCCCGCGCGGTTGGCATGCCGGACCCGGACGGGCTGATGCGCGATCTGGTGTCGGACGGCAAGAATCACATCATCGGCGCGCGCCTTTCCGGCCCCGCCAAATCCGCCTTCCCGGACAGGGTGAAGGTGGACGCACCGACGGTGGATGCCGGTGGCGTAGCCGAGGGCAGCATCAATCTGGTGCTGGTGGCGGACAGCGACCTTTTCGATGACCGTTTCTGGGTACAGGTCCAGAATTTCATGGGCGAACGCATGGCGGTGCCTGTGGCCGGCAACGGCAGCTTCGTGCTGAACCTTGCCGACCATATCGCGGGCTCCGAAGCGCTGCTTGATCTGCGGGCCCGCGGCATTGCCCGTCGGCCTTTCGTGAAGGTCGAGGAAATGCGCCGCGAGGCAGATGCGCACTACCGGTCGGAAGAACAGGCGCTGGAAGAAAAGCTGCAATCCGCCGAACAGCGCCTTGCCGAGCTTGAAGGCCAGGTACCGGAAGGCCAGACTGTCTTCTCGCCCGAGCAGGAAGCCGAAATCGAACGTTTCCGCACCGAGCTTGTGGAAACCCGAAAGGCACTGCGGGAAGTGAAGCGCGAGCTGCGCGCCGAAATCGAGGGGCTTGGCCACCGCCTTGCCTTCATCAACATTGCGCTCATACCGATCCTTCTGGTACTCGCTGCACTCGGCCGGGCGTATGTCCGGCGCCGCCGGACCGCCGGTTGA
- the murA gene encoding UDP-N-acetylglucosamine 1-carboxyvinyltransferase, whose product MEKLVIRGGKRLEGTIPVSGAKNAALPLMCAPLLTDEPVTLENLPRLADINTLADLLNHMGVAITIAAGQGGRIRGRSLTFSAAEINDTVAPYDFVRKMRASIIVLGPLVARAGEAIVSLPGGCAIGNRPIDLHLKALAALGAEIDLEEGYVRASAPRGLTGGLIRFPFASVGATENALMAATLAKGTTTIENAAREPEIVDLAKCLNAMGARITGAGHETITIEGVDRLHGCTHTVMPDRIEAGSYAVAALMTGGDVFLEGAVAHDMGAILDKLREAGGIVEEKADGVRVKAGAGGIKGFNIVTQPFPGFPTDMQAQFMALATVADGASIITEAIFENRFMHVPELCRLGADITVTGASATVRGVQKLKSAPVMATDLRASMGLALAGLVASGETTVNRLYHLDRGYERLEEKLRGVGADVDRVPG is encoded by the coding sequence GTGGAAAAGCTGGTCATCAGGGGCGGAAAACGGCTCGAAGGGACAATCCCGGTGTCGGGCGCCAAGAATGCCGCCCTTCCCCTGATGTGCGCGCCGCTCCTCACCGATGAGCCGGTGACGCTTGAGAACCTCCCTCGCCTCGCCGATATCAACACGCTTGCCGATCTTCTCAATCACATGGGCGTGGCGATCACCATCGCTGCCGGCCAGGGCGGGCGCATCCGCGGCCGCAGCCTCACTTTCTCGGCCGCCGAGATCAACGATACGGTCGCGCCCTATGATTTCGTCCGCAAGATGCGCGCCTCGATCATCGTGCTCGGGCCCCTTGTCGCCCGCGCCGGCGAGGCCATCGTCAGCCTGCCCGGCGGCTGCGCCATCGGCAACCGGCCGATCGACCTGCACCTGAAGGCGCTCGCCGCCCTCGGTGCCGAGATCGACCTTGAAGAAGGCTATGTGCGCGCCTCCGCCCCGCGCGGGCTGACAGGCGGCCTGATCCGCTTCCCGTTTGCCTCGGTCGGTGCCACCGAAAACGCCCTGATGGCCGCCACCCTCGCCAAGGGCACAACGACCATCGAGAATGCTGCGCGCGAGCCCGAGATCGTCGATCTCGCCAAATGCCTGAATGCCATGGGTGCTAGGATCACCGGTGCGGGCCATGAAACCATCACCATCGAAGGGGTGGACCGCCTGCATGGCTGCACCCATACCGTGATGCCCGACCGGATCGAGGCGGGCTCCTATGCCGTCGCCGCGCTCATGACCGGCGGCGATGTCTTTCTGGAAGGCGCCGTTGCCCACGACATGGGCGCCATCCTCGACAAGCTGCGCGAAGCCGGCGGCATTGTGGAAGAAAAGGCTGACGGCGTGCGCGTGAAGGCGGGCGCGGGTGGCATCAAGGGCTTCAATATCGTCACCCAGCCTTTCCCCGGCTTCCCGACCGACATGCAGGCCCAGTTCATGGCGCTCGCAACCGTCGCGGACGGTGCCAGCATCATCACCGAAGCGATTTTCGAGAACCGCTTCATGCATGTGCCGGAACTGTGCCGTCTGGGTGCCGATATCACCGTGACCGGGGCCAGCGCCACCGTGCGCGGCGTGCAGAAGCTGAAGTCCGCCCCCGTGATGGCGACCGACCTGCGCGCCTCGATGGGGTTGGCGCTTGCGGGCCTCGTGGCAAGCGGTGAAACCACCGTCAACCGCCTCTATCACCTCGACCGCGGCTACGAGCGGCTCGAAGAAAAATTGCGCGGCGTTGGCGCCGATGTTGATCGCGTGCCCGGCTGA
- a CDS encoding head GIN domain-containing protein → MSSIFKAGLLAAIITSPGVYAADKAVTETRDLASFTEIEVDGSFDVFVKVGPAQSVKVTADADIMDRVVTEVSGDELTIKMKRGSYQNIRELRVDITVPSLTEASMNGSGDIEVDGAKGESFELAVNGSGDASLKNAMVGKVELSVNGSGDVDASGTCTEVEADVNGSGDVDASGLKCEVAVADGSGSGDIRVHATKEVKASMSGSGDITITGAPVKVKTSVNGSGDVSVE, encoded by the coding sequence ATGAGCAGCATTTTCAAAGCCGGCCTTTTGGCCGCGATCATCACCTCGCCCGGCGTTTATGCGGCTGACAAGGCTGTCACCGAAACGCGTGATCTGGCGAGCTTCACCGAAATCGAGGTCGATGGTTCGTTCGACGTGTTTGTGAAGGTCGGCCCTGCCCAGTCGGTGAAGGTGACGGCCGACGCCGACATCATGGACCGCGTGGTGACCGAGGTCAGCGGTGATGAGCTGACGATCAAGATGAAGCGCGGCAGCTACCAAAATATCCGCGAGCTGCGGGTCGATATCACTGTCCCGTCGCTTACCGAGGCTTCGATGAATGGCTCAGGTGATATCGAAGTGGACGGCGCCAAGGGCGAAAGCTTCGAGCTTGCCGTCAATGGTTCGGGCGATGCCTCGCTCAAAAATGCCATGGTCGGCAAGGTTGAGCTTTCGGTGAACGGTTCGGGTGATGTTGATGCATCCGGTACTTGTACCGAAGTCGAAGCTGATGTGAACGGTTCGGGCGATGTGGACGCGAGCGGCCTTAAATGCGAGGTCGCGGTGGCGGACGGCAGCGGTTCGGGCGATATCCGGGTGCATGCCACGAAGGAAGTTAAAGCCTCGATGAGCGGTTCGGGCGATATCACCATCACCGGCGCACCGGTCAAGGTGAAAACCAGCGTGAACGGCTCGGGCGACGTTTCGGTCGAATAA
- a CDS encoding glutathione S-transferase family protein: MVRQLFELCGRDPALRFSPYVWRVRLILEHKGLAFEGIPWRFLDKPSIEPAGSKTVPVLKDGARWVADSFDIACYLDAAYPDRTVFGGEEGRAPARFFNEWLNRTVVLGIFPMIVADIASVLDDENAVYFRQTREKYLGRSLEEAQAGREAAHAQFLKGLAPVRATLERQPYLGGNRPGFADFALMGTLMWPHVVSGFDVLEGAGPIVDWRTRMDAEMGGVMDRATRA, encoded by the coding sequence ATGGTACGTCAATTATTCGAACTATGCGGGCGCGATCCCGCCCTTCGTTTCAGCCCCTATGTGTGGCGTGTCCGGCTGATCCTCGAACACAAGGGGCTGGCCTTCGAAGGCATCCCGTGGCGTTTCCTCGATAAACCGAGCATCGAACCCGCCGGGTCGAAAACCGTCCCGGTGCTGAAAGACGGCGCCCGCTGGGTCGCCGACAGTTTCGATATCGCCTGCTATCTCGATGCCGCCTACCCCGACCGCACGGTGTTCGGCGGGGAAGAAGGCCGTGCGCCAGCGCGTTTCTTCAATGAATGGCTCAATCGTACCGTCGTTCTTGGCATCTTCCCGATGATTGTCGCCGATATCGCCTCGGTGCTGGATGACGAGAATGCCGTCTATTTCCGCCAGACCCGCGAAAAGTACCTAGGCCGCAGCCTTGAAGAGGCGCAGGCCGGGCGCGAGGCAGCGCACGCCCAGTTCCTGAAGGGCCTTGCCCCCGTGCGGGCCACACTTGAACGCCAGCCCTATCTTGGCGGCAACCGGCCGGGCTTTGCCGATTTCGCCCTGATGGGTACGCTGATGTGGCCGCATGTGGTGAGCGGCTTTGACGTGCTCGAAGGCGCTGGCCCGATTGTCGACTGGCGCACCCGGATGGATGCCGAGATGGGCGGCGTGATGGACCGGGCAACGCGCGCCTGA
- a CDS encoding SRPBCC domain-containing protein: MKPDLRFDFLVDKEKNAVTIHREFNAGRQPVWDCHTKSELLDRWFAPKPFTTETKSMEFREGGHWHFAMIDPEGKKYWSLQEYRSISPIDSYSAYDGFSDETGAPNMDMPRSTWDATFTDAPSGRTMVTTIVVYGSLADLETVLQMGMQEGLTSTLERLDELLATFG, from the coding sequence ATGAAGCCTGATCTCCGGTTCGATTTCCTTGTCGACAAGGAAAAGAACGCCGTCACCATTCACCGCGAATTCAATGCCGGCCGCCAGCCGGTGTGGGATTGCCACACGAAAAGCGAGCTTCTGGACCGCTGGTTCGCACCGAAGCCCTTCACCACCGAAACAAAGTCCATGGAGTTTCGCGAAGGCGGCCACTGGCACTTCGCGATGATCGACCCCGAGGGCAAGAAATACTGGAGCCTGCAGGAATACCGGTCGATCAGCCCGATCGACAGTTACAGCGCCTACGATGGCTTCTCGGACGAAACCGGCGCTCCGAACATGGACATGCCCCGTTCCACCTGGGACGCAACCTTCACCGACGCCCCCTCCGGCCGCACCATGGTCACGACCATTGTGGTTTATGGTTCGCTCGCCGACCTTGAGACCGTGCTGCAGATGGGCATGCAGGAGGGCCTTACTTCAACCCTTGAGCGGCTCGACGAGCTTCTCGCAACCTTTGGATAA
- a CDS encoding GIN domain-containing protein yields the protein MTMPKVAVGLMAAVGVGALLIASPIAAGDTKTETRDVDAFTEIEVRGAVTLDVTGGKDQKVTVEAPTDYLEKVVTEVKNGKLIIDLERKKSWWGGNDTEDVTVTITVPTLEALDVGGAVDGKLKDIKAEKFSIDVGGAVHVSIDGECGDLDVDAAGAADIDARDFKCKNADVDIAGAGNGRIYASESIRAEISGVGSLTIYGKPAKVKKEINGIGSISDAD from the coding sequence ATGACTATGCCCAAAGTTGCCGTTGGCCTGATGGCTGCTGTAGGCGTCGGCGCCCTGCTGATTGCCAGCCCGATTGCGGCAGGCGACACCAAGACCGAAACCCGTGACGTTGACGCCTTCACCGAGATTGAAGTGCGCGGCGCCGTGACGCTGGATGTGACCGGCGGCAAGGACCAGAAAGTCACGGTTGAAGCCCCGACTGACTATCTTGAAAAGGTCGTCACCGAGGTGAAGAATGGCAAGCTGATCATCGATCTGGAGCGCAAGAAGAGCTGGTGGGGCGGCAACGACACGGAAGACGTGACCGTGACGATCACTGTGCCGACGCTTGAAGCCCTTGATGTGGGCGGCGCGGTTGATGGCAAGCTGAAGGATATCAAGGCCGAGAAATTCTCGATTGATGTGGGCGGTGCCGTCCATGTCTCGATCGATGGTGAATGCGGTGATCTTGATGTGGATGCTGCGGGTGCGGCCGACATCGATGCCCGCGACTTCAAATGCAAGAATGCCGATGTTGATATCGCCGGTGCCGGCAATGGCCGCATCTATGCGAGCGAAAGCATCCGCGCCGAAATCTCGGGCGTTGGCTCGCTCACCATCTATGGCAAGCCTGCCAAGGTGAAGAAAGAGATCAACGGCATCGGCTCCATCAGCGACGCTGACTGA
- a CDS encoding SRPBCC family protein translates to MTATKITIEATVNATPAKVWECWTEPAHITKWNFASDDWCCPHATNDLRTGGKYSARMEAKDGSFGFDFEVIYDEVVPMQRIAYTMLDGRAAVVSFEEAGGATKVTTTFDAEAQNPVEMQRDGWQAILNNFKKYTEA, encoded by the coding sequence ATGACAGCGACAAAAATCACCATCGAAGCCACCGTCAATGCCACCCCGGCGAAGGTTTGGGAATGCTGGACGGAACCCGCCCACATCACCAAATGGAACTTCGCGTCCGATGACTGGTGCTGCCCGCACGCCACAAACGACCTCCGGACCGGTGGCAAATATTCCGCCCGCATGGAAGCGAAAGACGGCAGCTTCGGCTTCGATTTTGAGGTCATCTATGATGAGGTCGTGCCGATGCAGCGCATCGCCTACACAATGCTTGATGGCCGCGCCGCCGTCGTCAGCTTCGAGGAAGCAGGCGGTGCCACGAAGGTCACCACCACCTTCGATGCCGAAGCACAAAACCCGGTCGAGATGCAGCGCGACGGCTGGCAGGCGATCCTGAACAATTTCAAGAAATACACCGAGGCCTGA
- the dcd gene encoding dCTP deaminase: MAIMSDKWIRQMSLEKGMIEPFADRQVREGNISYGLSSYGYDARVSREFKIFTNVDSAVVDPKDFNPKSFVDRDTDVCVIPPNSFALARTVEYFRVPEDVLVICLGKSTYARCGIIVNVTPLEPGWEGHVTLEFSNTTPLPAKIYANEGACQFLFLQGNEPCEVSYRMRAGKYQGQTGVTLPKL, encoded by the coding sequence ATGGCCATCATGTCGGACAAATGGATCCGTCAAATGTCGCTCGAGAAAGGCATGATCGAGCCTTTCGCCGATCGCCAGGTGCGCGAGGGCAACATTTCCTATGGTCTGTCGTCCTACGGCTATGACGCACGCGTATCGCGCGAGTTCAAGATTTTCACCAATGTCGATTCGGCGGTGGTGGACCCCAAGGATTTCAATCCCAAAAGCTTTGTGGACCGCGACACCGATGTGTGCGTCATCCCGCCCAACAGCTTTGCCCTTGCCCGCACGGTTGAATATTTCCGGGTGCCTGAAGATGTGCTGGTGATCTGCCTTGGCAAATCCACCTATGCGCGCTGCGGCATCATCGTGAATGTGACCCCGCTGGAGCCCGGCTGGGAAGGCCATGTGACGCTCGAATTTTCAAACACCACGCCGCTCCCTGCCAAGATTTACGCCAACGAGGGCGCCTGCCAGTTCCTGTTCCTGCAGGGCAACGAGCCCTGCGAGGTGAGCTACAGGATGCGTGCCGGCAAATACCAGGGTCAGACCGGCGTCACCCTGCCGAAACTCTGA
- a CDS encoding FkbM family methyltransferase: MDETSLLSLKAAADARDLNYGGLLEDILELAYTDILKPGDRVVDGGAHIGRHLFPIAKLVGRWGHVHAVEPLPWLYDRLGRELKKRHLHNVKRHRVALSHSRGEASFVAFRDFPAYSGLERRQTPFDDAEGGRETITVQKVLMDDLVPRFFGKVAFIKLDLEGGEFDALRGATRTLTKSRPFLAFECGRQSSGNLYGFNRDDFFGFFETHGYALYSVGGMPFTRDDWSSPSVCWDYFGVPVERTDIPPRLPQYAIERLASL, translated from the coding sequence ATGGATGAAACCTCCCTCCTCAGCCTGAAGGCTGCTGCAGACGCGCGCGACCTGAATTATGGCGGGCTCCTCGAAGACATTCTCGAACTGGCCTATACCGACATTCTGAAACCGGGGGACCGGGTGGTGGATGGCGGCGCCCATATCGGGCGTCACCTTTTCCCGATTGCCAAGCTGGTCGGACGCTGGGGCCATGTCCATGCGGTGGAGCCCTTGCCATGGCTCTACGATCGATTGGGCCGCGAACTGAAAAAGCGCCATCTCCACAATGTCAAACGACACAGGGTTGCCCTCAGCCACAGCCGCGGCGAGGCCTCGTTCGTCGCCTTCCGCGACTTCCCGGCCTATAGCGGGCTCGAGCGGCGCCAAACGCCCTTTGACGATGCCGAAGGCGGCCGGGAGACGATCACCGTCCAGAAAGTCCTGATGGACGATCTGGTGCCGCGCTTCTTCGGCAAGGTGGCCTTCATCAAGCTTGATCTTGAAGGCGGTGAGTTTGATGCCCTGCGCGGTGCCACCCGCACCCTCACAAAGTCCCGCCCCTTCCTCGCTTTCGAATGCGGCCGGCAGAGCTCGGGCAATCTTTACGGCTTCAACCGCGACGATTTCTTCGGTTTCTTTGAAACGCACGGCTATGCCCTCTATTCCGTCGGCGGGATGCCCTTCACGCGGGACGACTGGTCGTCGCCGAGCGTCTGCTGGGACTATTTCGGCGTGCCGGTTGAGCGCACCGATATTCCACCCCGCTTGCCGCAATATGCGATAGAAAGGCTCGCCAGCCTCTGA
- a CDS encoding ABC transporter permease subunit has product MKDMMTIFRREFASYFATPLAYVFLVIFLVMQGLFTFYVGQFYEREQADLVSFFAYHPWLYLFLVPAIGMRLWAEERKSGTLELLLTLPVNTGAVIAGKYLAAFAFTGLALAMTLPIWITVNWLGDPDNGVIVTGYLGSLLMAGAYLAIAAAMSALTKNQVVAFILAVSVCFLFMVSGLPMVLDTAGGLLPGPLVGMVADLSFLAHFENLQKGVVGLSDVVYFLTVIALWLGINRVIVESKREAG; this is encoded by the coding sequence ATGAAGGATATGATGACCATCTTCCGGCGCGAATTCGCGAGCTATTTCGCCACGCCGCTTGCCTATGTGTTCCTTGTGATCTTCCTTGTGATGCAGGGGCTGTTCACCTTCTATGTCGGCCAGTTTTACGAGCGCGAGCAGGCCGACCTTGTCTCCTTCTTCGCCTATCACCCGTGGCTTTACCTGTTCCTCGTGCCGGCCATCGGCATGCGCCTTTGGGCGGAAGAACGCAAATCCGGCACGCTTGAGCTGCTCCTCACCCTGCCAGTGAACACCGGCGCGGTGATTGCCGGCAAATATCTCGCGGCCTTTGCCTTCACCGGCCTTGCGCTGGCGATGACGCTGCCGATCTGGATCACCGTCAACTGGCTTGGCGATCCCGATAACGGCGTGATCGTCACGGGCTATCTTGGCTCCCTCCTCATGGCGGGCGCCTATCTCGCCATCGCGGCCGCCATGTCGGCGCTCACCAAGAACCAGGTTGTGGCCTTCATTCTGGCCGTATCCGTCTGTTTCCTTTTCATGGTGTCGGGCCTGCCGATGGTGCTGGACACCGCAGGCGGGCTCCTGCCCGGGCCGCTTGTCGGCATGGTCGCCGATCTGTCGTTCCTTGCGCATTTTGAAAATCTGCAGAAGGGTGTTGTCGGCCTTTCCGACGTTGTCTATTTCCTCACCGTGATTGCCCTCTGGCTCGGCATCAACCGGGTGATCGTTGAAAGCAAGCGGGAGGCCGGTTGA